ATCAGCCAGCCGCTCAACAAGCGATTCCGCCTTTGCCGCTCGACTTTCTACTATGTCTTGAATCCTGCTACCAAATCGTTCTGCCACTTCTGCTGTATATTCAAATTCTGTGATCGATGACGGATCAGCGACTTGCTTTTGACTATTTTCCTCTGATTCAGGTCCTCCGGAATCTCCTGAAAAAGCTCGTTCAATCTGTGTGGTGAGGAGGACGATTTCCGCTCCGGAGGGCGTGCCCTTGAGCTGGAAGTGAATGGTCTCGAACAGTTTCACAAATTCCGCGTAGCCGGCGACGATGTTGAGAGAATCCGCGGTTATGGAAGAATGAATGGCAGATGGAGAGATGAACCGCAGCACCTGGTTCAGCATACCCGCTTCTCTGGCCAAAGAATGATGATTCAGCGCATCGTTCATCTCGATGAAAAACAGAGGATAGTCGAGGCTCATCCGGCGAAGTTCCCGGCGGACGCTTTCGCTATGAATCCTGAATAGCACCAGAAAGTGCGGTGATTCCGGAAGTGAGTTAAAGTGTGCAGAGAGAGTATCGAGGAGTTTTAACTCATCCGCTGGCGTTTGCGGGAATACCAGATTATCAAAGCTTGTCAGATGTTTCGGTATGGTATTGCCATGGGCAAATATGTACGCTGGCGTCTGGATGAGTGTGCGCGAAAGCGCATGAAACAGCACCCGCATATTTTCCTGTTGCCCACCGGCGCTGAATACGATTTCCCGGGGTTCGGATTCTCCGCCCAGACCGTAATCCAGTCCTTCTCGCTGGTGGTCCTCAAGCCAGCCCCGGACCAGTTCGGCGAGCCGGTTGGGTTTTTTTCCGGAGTAGCCACCTCTGGGGATATATTGGACGCTCTGTTCCATCGCCTCATACAGAAGCCGGAGTGTGGATTCATCGGTCTCTTCCCACAGAGTATTTTCTAGTGATCCCCTGAGCGCATCACCGTTCTGATGCCGGACATTTTTCGGTAAACCGGACACCAATGAGGCATATATATCCAGAAGTCGGCTGTCGTATACCGGATGACCGATATGGAAATTGACCTTTTTCTCCGCCGGGACGGGCGCGTTTGCTGTGGTCTCACTGATATCCGAGACCTTGACGGCCTTGAGCGGCCGAAGGCGAAAATATTCCAACGAACCGGGTGTAGTGGATGGTTGGTTCATCTGACTTTACTAAGTAATTTGGTTTAAAGAGGTTCAGACCGAGCCGACATTATTCGGCCGTATCGGAAGTTTTGTCCTTTCCCACGGATTGCCCGAGATTCTGCATGAGATTCCGCAGGGTTTGCATGAGCGGTGTCTCTTCGTCAAAATCCTTGGAGGAGAGCGAAACCACGGTTTTGGCGTTCTTTAGGTTCTGGCTGGCTTCCGCGAGCCGGGCGATTTGCGGCGTCAGCATCAGCAGCTCCGGATTCTCCCTGAACAGTTCAACTTCCTTCGCGTCCAGCTCGAACTGCATCTTCCGGCGCTCGATGTCTTCCTTCACGCGCTTGGTCTCCAGCGCCGATTCCCGATCTTCCTTCTGCTCCTGCAAGTCGAGTTTTTCCATGGAAAGTTTGTGCTCCGAACGGGCAATTTCCTCGTCCGCTTTGATCCGCGACTGGGCGGCGGTGATACGCGCTTCCTGTTCCGTAACTTCGGTCTGTTCCTTGATGCGGGCGGACTCGCGCTGACGCATGGCCGTGGCTATCTCCTCATCGACCGGTTCAATGGCCTGCACGGTGACGGAGATCACCTCCAGCCCCAGTTCTTCGACCCGGTCTCCAATCTGTTCATCCAGATAGCGGAACAGTTTTTCCGTGGTAAGCTCTTCGATTTCGTGGTTCTCGGTAAATGCCCGCACTTTGGACTGCAAGAGCAATTCGAACTCACCCGCCGCCTGGGACACGGCATCTTCCTGCCATCCGCCGGCACGCACCAGCGCCGGCAGGTGATCCTGGTCGGCAGCTACCGAGGCAGATAACTTGACAAACACCGCCAGTTTTCCGGTGGCTTCGGCTTCAATCTCCAGAACGGATGAGTGGACATGCGTTGGTAGTGCAAGCGAAAAGTGCCGTGGATAAATCGGCATACGGCGACGACTTATGTCACCGTCGGATTCCCCGAGCACAATTTGATCCGGACGACGAATCCGGTATTCGAACAGCACCACAATAAGGATAATCGCAACAACTATCGCAATGCTCAATTCCATGGAAAATTCTCCTCACCATTAAACATGCTTCAAAAATAATTACGCAAAATCAAAATCCGCTTGAAACTACCGATATTTCTGTTATTTGTACACAGTTTTTCCACCGATTTTTGCGGAAGTTTCCAAAGATTCCGGAGATATTAGGAGTTGATTGTCTCCTCCACGACGGATAACGTTTTTTCTAGTGAAAAGTCAAGATAGAAACAAATCCAACCGATGCGCGAAAAATTAAGTATTCCGAGATTTGTACCGGACCGAAATCTACCTGAATATACCTTTATACCGGGAGAGGCTCCCCACCCCATAAATGATCCTGAAGGACATTCCTATGGGAAGCCGGAACCCTCACCGGCATCACTTGATCCCGGAAATTGGAAACAATCCGGTTCTTATCTCTTTGGGATCGATCTGTTCAACCATGGCTTTTACTGGGAAGCACACGAGGAGTGGGAGGGATTGTGGCATGCGACAGGGCATACCACCGGCGCCGGGGATTTCCTGAAGGGACTCATTAAACTCGCAGCGGCCGGTGTAAAGATGCGCCAGCGGAATGAACATGGCAAAACGAAGCATTCCGGTGATGCGGGTGAAATTTTCAGGAATTTCCAGGAGAGGGGCATCGAAAAGTACGTCGGACTTTCACTGCAAACATTAGTGGAGTTTGCCAGAGATATTGGCGGACATCCGGACCTTGACAGCCAGCCGGATCCCTGGGAGCCGAAACCAATCTTTACAGAGCGATTGCTCCCGCAATGAGTTTTCCGGAATACAATTCCGGACTGTTTCCTTGATTGCAATGCGAAATGATGTCTACTTTGTTTCATTAATTGATCGAAAGTGAAGATGAAGGAGGATTTATGGAGTACACTTATTTAGGTCGTACCGGATTGCAGGTCAGCCGACTCTGTCTTGGCACAATGAATTTTGGACCACATACCAGCGAAGAAGACAGCTTTGCCATTATGAACCGGGCGCGGGAACTGGGAATCAACTTTTTCGATACCGCTAATGTTTACGGCTGGAGCAAAGGGAAAGGCACCACGGAAAGGATTATTGGTAAATGGTTGGCGGAAGATTCTTCCCGACGTGATGAAATTGTGCTCGCTTCCAAGGTATACGGATCCATGGCGGACGGCGGCCCCAACGATGGGGGACTTTCCGCATATCATATCAAAAAAGCATGCGAGGACAGTCTCCGGCGGCTCCGGACGGACCACCTGGATTTGTACCAGATGCACCACATCGATCGAAACACGCCGTGGGAGGAGATCTGGCAGGCCATGGAACAGTTGGTACGGGAAGGCAAGGTGTTGTACGTTGGCAGCAGCAATTTCCCGGGATGGAACATCGCCAAAGCACAGGAACTGGCATCCAAACGCAATTTTATGGGATTGGTGTCTGAGCAGAGTATTTACAACCTGGGAAATCGGAACATCGAACTGGAAGTGATTCCCGCCTGTCAGGAATACGGATTGGGACTCATCCCGTGGAGCCCATTGAACAGCGGTATGCTCGCCGGAGGAATGTCGGAAGTCTCTGAAGGCCGCCGTACCACCGATCGCGCGAAAAATTGGTTTGAGCCGCATAAAGAGGCACTGAAAGAGTACGAGACCTTTTGCGCAGAACTCGGAGAACATCCGGCGGTAGTTGCGCTGGCATGGCTCCAGGATCGGCCTGCCGTGACCGCACCGATTGTCGGTCCACGGACATTAGAACAGTTGGAGTCGTCCGCCAGGGCGCTGGATTTTAAATTCAACGACGATATCCGCGAAAAACTGGACGAGATCTGGCCGGGACCCGGAGGCACTGCACCGGAAGCGTATGCGTGGTAACGACAAAGACAGCGGATGGCCGCTTGAAGCGCTATTCTCGGAATTTATGTTAACATGCTATATAATGAATAGCCCCGGGCTTCAGCCCGGGGTATTATATGCGCCGCTCCGCATATTCCCTATATCGTTCAAACACCTCTTCCGATGACTCACTCAACTCGTCCTCCGGCGTATATTCCGTTCCATTAACTCCTGCCACCATCGCTTCGATACATTCGACAACGTCAGAGTGATAACCGCCTTCAAGCAGACCAAACAGTTCGTTTCCCAGCGACGCGATCCGCTTTCCGAATTCATGGTAACCCGATTGTGAATAATTGAGATTCAGCAGCGAATCTTGATGGTAGCCATCGAATCCGGCTGAGATGCCGATGACATCCGGATCGAACGATTCAATTACCGGCAGCATCCGGTCGGTAAAATCCAGCAAAACGTCGTCCCCGCTGTTCTCAGGGACTGGCATATTGTAATGAAGGCCTTCGGCAGTGTTTTCACCCCGATGGTCCACTGTCACGTCGTATCCGGCGGCGGGATCGTGTCCGAGGTAAAAATACGGATAGGCGAATTCCTGATGGATTGAGATGAACAGGATTTCGCCGGCATTGAAAAAGATGTGATCAGTGCCGTCGCCCTGGTGTCCGTCGATATCGAAAATACAGACCCGCTTACCATCATTGGACAGCATACGGGAGACGATTGCGATGTTGTTGAGAAAGCAGAATCCCTTGGCAGTGTCTTCAGTGGCATGGTGTCCCGGCGGCCGGGTACACGCGAAGTGCCCCTCACGAGCGGCTTTGGCGGCCAGCATCACAGACTTGAGCGCCGCCGGATAGGTAACGCTGTCGGTGAAGACTTCCGCAAGCATCCGGTTGTGCTTTCCAGCCGACTCAATCTTTTCCAGGTGATCCGAAGAATGCACTAATTTTGCCAAAGATTCGGCATCCAATTCAGGAACGACTTTCCGTCCAATTCGACGAACGCCCTCGAGCCGATATGGGCCCTCAGGGACTTCGTTGCCCTTGTATTCTCTGGAGGATTTAGTATATATGACGTCCATATTTTCCTGTTTTTGGTGCAATGTAGATGTTAGCGCGGTTTCCCGCAACTTTGACACAGTGATTTCCCAGTGAAAGAAACCTGCTCTCTTTTGTATATTCTCCAAATTCCAGTTGGGAGAAAAGTATGACCGATCTGAAAAAGTTAATTCACGATTTAGGCGACCAGCCGCATACCAGCGAGCAGTGGCACGACTGGTACAATCAGTTCCGTTCGAAGACGGCGCTTGAACCGCACGATGTGACCCTGGAGGAGATCAGCGCCGACCGAATAGTCCTGCGCATGGAAATCGGGGACCACGCGCTACAGCCGTACGGTCTGCTCCACGGGGGCATGAGTATGATGCTGGCAGAATCGGCGGCAAGCATCCACGCCTGCTGGGATGTGGACCTCCGGAAACGGGTACCCGTTGGCATCGAGATCAACGGTTCGCATCTGCGGCCGGCTACCGAAGGCGCTGTCCGGGTGGTGGGAGAGGTTATCAGGAAGAGCCGGACGCTGGTACATCATCACGTAGAAATTATTCACGAGGAGACGGGGAAGGTCCTGTCGACGGTGCGGATGACGAATTTGTATAAGAAGATGTAATAGAACACAGAATTTCACAAAAACGACGGACTAGAATACCAGTCATTCCGACAGGATACAAGTCGTTTAGGGAGGAAAGGGATGGCTCTATTACCCGGGTAAAACTAGTCATTCCGACCGAGCGTCAGTGAGCGGAGGAATCTGGTAATTCACCCTCTATGAATTCTTAATACGACTGGTATTCTAATCTATGGGAAACAAAACCGTCGGCGACCCTGCTACGGCGGGGATCACCGACGGGAGATTAGTTTTGCCTCGCAATGAGATTGCGAGGCTTAAATATTTATCTCATAGCCTTGGAATCTTATTCCAAGGCGGGTATTATTTACGCAGTACGTAATATGCAATACTCAATACGTGTCACACGTCCAGCAGCATCCTCGACGGAGCCTCGATGAGTTCCTTCACCCGCACCAGGAATTGCACGGAGTCCTTGCCGTCGATCAGGCGGTGATCATAGGACATCGCCACATACATCATCGGGCGGACAACCACTTCACCGTCGATGGCTACCGGACGATCTTCGATCTTATGGAGGCCAAGGATGGCCGACTGCGGTGCGTTGATAATCGGTGTAGACATGAGTGATCCGAAGACGCCGCCGTTGGAAATGGTGAACGTACCGCCGCGCATCTCTTCGATGTCCAATTTGTTGTTGCGCGCCCGATCCGCCAACTCGTTGACCTTCTGCTCAATCTGAGCAAACGAGAGTTTGTCTGCATTCCTTATGACCGGCACTACTAACCCACGATCAGTGGAGACGGCCATGGCGATGTCGGCGTATTTGTGGTAGACGATTTCGTTGCCGTCGATTTTGGCGTTCACCACCGGGAACTCCTGCAGTGCCAGAGCGCACGCCCTGGTAAAAAACGACATAAAGCCGAGTCGCACGCCGTGTTTCTCCTCGAATTGCTCCTTGTGCTCGGCGCGCACCTGTTTTACCGCCGACATGTCAACTTCATTGAAGGTCGTGAGCATGGCCGCGTCATTCTGGGCATTGACCAGGCGATCAGCGATAGTGCGGCGCAGCGTGGACATCCGCTTACGTTCCACTTCCCGCTCACCGGTGAACTGTTCAGGCCGGACAGCCTTTGATGCTGTTTCTTTGGCGGGCTTCGATTTCTTCTGAGTCTCTTTTTCCTCTGAAGGTTGTGCCTTTTCCGAATCTTTTACTGCGCGCTGTGCATCGGCCTTGGTAATTTTCCCGCCGATACCGGTACCCTTCACGCCGCTGGGATCGATCCCGGCCTCTTTCAGAACATTGGAGGCAACGGGTGAAACGCGGACTCCTTCAGAGGTCGGTTCTTCTGTCTCTTCCTCAGCTTCCTGTGGTTCCTCCTCAGGCTCTTTCGGTGATTCTTCTTCCGCCTCTTGAGGCTCCTCGGTTTTTTCTGGCTCAGGTTCTTCTTCGGCGGTGTCTTCGCCTTCTCCCTCCGTATCTATGACGGCGAGGACATCCCCGACTGAGACGGTGTCATCGGTCTGCGCCTTGATTTGGAGCGTACCCGCTTTATCCGAAGGGACCTCGAACGAGGCTTTGTCGGACTCGATCTCGCAGATCACATCGTCCACGTCTACATATTCGCCATCTTGCTTCAGCCACTCGGCTACTACGACTTCGCTGATGGATTCGCCAACTTCCGGTACCGTAATCTCGTGTTTCATTCTTTACCAGTGTTTAAGTGTTGAAGTGTTAGAGTGTTCAAGTAGTTGCGTGTCATGTGCTCATAATTCTCATTCGATATTAAAGAGGTCCTGCATACTTTAACACCTGAACACTATAACACTCTAGCACTGTTTTATTATGTTTTCTCCGCCACAACTTTCCCGTTGCCGTTCCCGGGGGCTTTCACCCCTTCGTTTTCGGTGTTGAACGCCCGGTTGATGATGCTCTCCTGTTCCTTTGCATGCTGCTTGTGAAATCCTGTGGCAGGGGAGGCGCTGTTCCGCCGGGCCACCAGGCCGAGCTCCACCAGATCAAACTTTCGACAAAGATAGGCCCACGCGCCCATATTTTCCGGCTCCTCCTGGACCCAGATGTAGCGTTCGACATTCTTGTATTTGTCAAAGATTTTGGTGAGCTGCTTCTCCGGCAACGGATAGAGTTGCTCCATCCGGATTATTGCCACGTCGTTCCGGCTTTCTTCTTCCTGACGCTCCAGGAGATCGTAATAGACCTTACCCGAGCAGAGGAGCAGCGATTTTACTTCACTGGGATCGGCGAATTTGTCGTCGATGACTTCCTTGAAGCCGCCGGTTGTGAGGTCTTCCAATGGACTGATGCATTTCGGATGCCTCAGCAAACTTTTCGGGGTATACACAACAAGCGGAATCCGGAAGGGATATGCCATATGTCGGCGGAGCATGTGGAACAGGTTCGCTGGCGTCGTGGGGTTAATTACCTGCCAATTGTTGTTCGCCGATAGTTCCAGGAAGCGCTCGATTCTCGCTGAAGAATGTTCGGGGCCCTGCCCCTCATATCCGTGGGGGAGATACAGTACCAAGCCGTTGGAGCGATTCCACTTGGCTTCCGAGGCGCTGATATATTGATCAACGATAATTTGTGCGCCGTTATAAAAGTCGCCGAACTGTGCCTCCCAGATAGTGAGCCCTTCAGGTGTGGCGCAGGCATATCCGTATTCGAATCCCATAACGCCATACTCGTTGAGTGGCGAGTTATGAATCCGGAACGGCGCCTGGTCATCCGACAGGTTATTCAGCGGGACATAGCGTTCTTCGGCGTCCCGGCTCAACAATACGGCGTGACGATGTGAAAAGGTGCCACGCTCGGCATCCTGGCCGGTCAGCCGGATGGGGACATTTTCAGTTAACAATGATGCATATGCCAATTGTTCAGCCAACGCCCAGTCGAGGGTTTTCTTCTCAGTCAGTCGTTCTTTTGCGGAGCCGTACAGTCGTTTAATTTTCCGGAAGAGATCCATGTCCTCCGGTACGGTAAAGATCTTTTCTCCCAGCGATAGAAGGGTAGACTCATCCACACCTGTCTCGGGGGAAGAAGTCAGTGACTTCTCCTGGGGACGCCGCTGATCTTCACAAGAGGAGAGTGCATCGTCCGTGAAGGGTGGACCAATCTGCTTGTCCTCTTTGGCCTCACTCAGATGCTCTTCCAGCATCTGACGGAATTCCTCTTCCATCTCCTCGGCGATACCCTTCTCCACAGTACCGGCTTCCAGCAGCTTGTTGTTGTAGATTTCTCTGGGATCGGGATGCTGCTCTATGATTTCGTAGAGTTTCGGCTGGGTAAACCGGGGCTCGTCGGCTTCGTTGTGTCCGTATTTCCGGTAGCCCAGCAGATCGATAAATACATCCGTGTTGAACTTCTGGCGATATTCCATGGCCATCTGGATGGCGAACACTACGGCTTCGGCGTCATCGGCGTTCACGTGAAAGACCGGCGACAGTGTTACCTTAGCCACGTCCGTGCAATAGGTGCTGGAGCGGCCCTGGAGATAATTAGTGGTGAAGCCGACCTGGTTGTTAATTACCAGATGGATGGTGCCGCCAGTGCGGTAGCCGTCCAACAACGACATCTGGATGACTTCGTACACCACACCTTGTCCGGCGATGGCGGCGTCACCGTGAATGAGAATCGGGACTACTTTGTCGATATCATCGTTAAACAGATTGTCAATCTTGGAGCGGGACATGCCTTCTACCACGGGATCAACGGATTCAAGGTGCGACGGATTCGGCGCCAGATTAATCCGGACTTCTTTGCCGGATTGCGTTGTGACATCGCTGGTATATCCCAGATGATATTTGACATCGCCCTCGAACACCGAATCCTGATAGGCTGCGCCTTCGAATTCGCTGAAGATCTCCTCGTACGATTTGTCCATGATATTAGCGAGCACGTTGAGCCGGCCGCGATGTGCCATTCCGAGGACAACCTCCTCCACGCCGAGTTCGGCGCCTTTTTCCAGCACCGCATCCAGCCCGGGAATCAGCGTTTCGCCACCGGACAGGGCAAATCGTTTTTGTCCCACATATTTGGTGTGGAGAAAGTTTTCGAAGACCACCGCCTGATTCAATTTGTGGAGAATCCGGCGTTTTTCTTCCGGTGCGAAGTCCGGCAGATTTCGGCTGGACTCCATCTTATCCTGGAGCCACTGGACTTTCTCCGGCTCCCGGATGAAGCGATACTCCGCGCCGATGGAACGGCAATAGGTGGTTTTGAGATGGTCGATGATTTCCCGGAGCGTGGCCGGGCCAATGCCAATTTCGTGGCCGGCCTGAAAGGTGGTATCCAGATCCTCTTCGGTGAGGCCGAAATTTTCGATATCCAGGGTCGGGGAGTATTTCCGCCGCTCCCGGACCGGATTGGTCTTGGTGAACAGATGGCCCCGTCGACGGTAGCCGCTGATCAGGTTGAGCACCAGGCGTTCTTTTTCCGCCGCTTCCGGTATGTCGAGCTGCGTTTCGCCGCTCTGCTGGGCGAATTCATATCCGGCAAAGAAGTCCCGCCACTCCTCCCTGACCGAGTCGGGATCTTCCCGGTAATCGTCATAGAGCCCTTCGATATAGTCGGGATGGGCGTTATGCAAAAATGAAAAATCTTCTATATCACTCATGTGGTTTGTCCGATACCGTTTATGATAAGTATTGGGCTGCAGTGGGTATGGATTCGACTGAAACCGGGAAATTGGAACGGCTGATACCGGTGAATAGGGTGAATAATTGTTGCAGCCATCGATCTGGTTGTAAGTTCATTTAATCTGTCTTTATTATTGTTGCTGATGAAGCTAACTCTCCGGATCAATAAAGTCAATTCCTGAAGCCTATTGTTGCAGGGAAATGAGGCTCCCTATTGTTAATGGTCGCACCTGGGAAGGAGCTCCCGAGTCCACCTTAGCTTCGCAACCTCATTGCGAGGTGAACCCTTTGCGCCGGTCCACTTATTTCGTATAATCAAAAGGATGAATACAACTACCGAACAAACCTTTTCTTCCAAAGATGCCGCCCGCCAGCACGTCTGGGATACACTGGAGAATGAGAAAGCCGCGCGATTTCCGTTCCCGCCACACGACCGGATTCCGAATTTTGCCGGCGCCAAAGAAGCGGCACAACGGCTGATGAATTCTCCGGCGATGGAAGATATCGAGAGCATAAAAATCAATCCGGATGCTCCCCAGCGATATGTGCGGGAGATGGCCCTCCGTCGCGGCATTACAGTGTATATGCCAACGCCGAGGCTCCGGGCCGGATTCAAGCGGTTTGATCCGAACGCGATCCCCGAAGATAAATATTCCGAGGCTGCCAGCTTGAGCAAAGGGGAACAATACGCCGAATCAATCAGCCTGGAACGCTTACCGCAGATGGATTTGATCGTTGCTGGTTCGGTGGCGGTGACTGCCGATGGGAAACGCTGCGGCAAGGGGCACGGTTACAGCGATCTGGAATATGCTATTTTACTTGAACTGGGCCACAAGCCGGTTCCGGTGGTGACCACAGTGCATCCGATTCAGATTGCGGAAGATTTCCCCACCGAGGCTCACGATATCCCGCTCTCCCTGCTAGTTACTCCTGAGGAAATAATTGAGGTTCCGAATCCACCGGGAGCGCCAGCAAGGCTCGAATGGTCTTCCCTGACTGAGCAGGATTTGGAGGAGATGCCGGTACTGCGTGAGTTAAAGGATCAGGCCTACAATGGCTGACAAATCCAAACGGTTGTTTCTGAATTTTCCCGGCGAATTTTTTGTGGATTCCACCTGTATAAACTGTGATGCATGTCGTCAAATAGCGCCTGAGACCTTTGCCGAGGCGGAAGACTATGCGTATGTAAAAGCACAGCCTTCTACCGATGAGGAGGAAAGGCGCGCACTCCGGGCGTTGATTTCCTGTCCCACCGGCTCCATCGGGACTGTGCAGCCTAATAATGCCGCGGAAGTTATTAGCGATTTTCCGTTGCGGCTGGACGAGGGCGTGCACTATTGTGGCTTTAACTCCAGGGAGAGTGCTGGCGGGAATAGCTATTTCATCGAGCATGCCGGCGGCAACTGGCTGGTGGATGCACCGCGTTTCCACCGGCATCTGGTGGGGGAATTCGCAAAACGCGGCGGGGTCGATTTTATCTTTTTATCCAGCTGGGATTTTTCTGAAACGGCGGCGCAATATGCCAGGGAGTTTGACGCGCAACGCATCGCATATGCAGGGGACGACCCGGATGTACCGGATGCTGAGGTGATAATCAGAGGAAAGGAGCCGGTCGAATTCCTCCCGGATTTCCGTATTATACCATCTTCCGGCAATCGTCAAATGCTGCTCCTGGAGAATCGATATCTGTTCACCGGAGACCTGTTCTGGTGGGTGCCGTATCGGGAAAAATTGAAAGTGCCTGAGCATATTCTACAATCAGGAGATGAACAGCTTCTCACATCGCTGGGACAGTTGGCTTCGTTGGCGTTTGAATATGTGTTACCGGCGCACGGCCATCGGGTGAAACGATCGGCGGAGGAAATGGAGGACAGGCTCCAATCCCTTATCCATCGAATCTCGTGAAGTTGTAAACGGCTTGCACCATCGCTGGGAGGATAAATCGCGGCGCAGCATTTAAAAAGTAGCCTAAAAATACAAGAAATACTTAATTTTATATTTAATAATTGCGTAATTCACCGAAACTGATCCAACAAAATTTACATCCGTAAAGTTTTTTCAATTTGTATTTGAATTTCTAGGGGTACCGCCGTTATATTCGAAAACCTGACGAACCTGATGGGTGCAAGACTGATCGATTACATATCGATTTCATAGGCACCCCGCCCTGAAAATTTGGCGGAAACACTATATTACATAGTGCGCCTCCCCGGGAGGCGGTGCTATATAGATGGAGAATTGATTGTGTCTATGAAATTTGGAAATGGTAAAACCAGTATCTCCAAGCCTTTATACGAGATGCCGTTCGAGCGCTCCAATTGTGGTGTCGGCGTCCTTGTCAACCTCAAAGGCGAAAAAACTCACCAACTGATCCAAGATGGATTTACCCTTTTAGAGAACCTTGACCACCGTGGCGCGCGGGGTGCGGAAGAGAAAACAGGCGACGGTGCCGGTATCCTGTTGCAGAAGCCGCACGAATTTTTTCAGTCCGAAGTGGATGGACTGGGTGACTTCGACTCCTACGGCGTGGGTATGGTCTTTTTACCCAGAGATCCGCATCTGAACTCGGAAATCCGGCTGTTAATCGAGGATTGTATCAGAGATGAAAACCTCCGCCTTATATCCTGGCGGGAGGTGCCCACGGATAATGCGGATCTCGGTAAAA
The sequence above is a segment of the Candidatus Neomarinimicrobiota bacterium genome. Coding sequences within it:
- a CDS encoding 5-formyltetrahydrofolate cyclo-ligase; translation: MNTTTEQTFSSKDAARQHVWDTLENEKAARFPFPPHDRIPNFAGAKEAAQRLMNSPAMEDIESIKINPDAPQRYVREMALRRGITVYMPTPRLRAGFKRFDPNAIPEDKYSEAASLSKGEQYAESISLERLPQMDLIVAGSVAVTADGKRCGKGHGYSDLEYAILLELGHKPVPVVTTVHPIQIAEDFPTEAHDIPLSLLVTPEEIIEVPNPPGAPARLEWSSLTEQDLEEMPVLRELKDQAYNG
- the odhB gene encoding 2-oxoglutarate dehydrogenase complex dihydrolipoyllysine-residue succinyltransferase; translation: MKHEITVPEVGESISEVVVAEWLKQDGEYVDVDDVICEIESDKASFEVPSDKAGTLQIKAQTDDTVSVGDVLAVIDTEGEGEDTAEEEPEPEKTEEPQEAEEESPKEPEEEPQEAEEETEEPTSEGVRVSPVASNVLKEAGIDPSGVKGTGIGGKITKADAQRAVKDSEKAQPSEEKETQKKSKPAKETASKAVRPEQFTGEREVERKRMSTLRRTIADRLVNAQNDAAMLTTFNEVDMSAVKQVRAEHKEQFEEKHGVRLGFMSFFTRACALALQEFPVVNAKIDGNEIVYHKYADIAMAVSTDRGLVVPVIRNADKLSFAQIEQKVNELADRARNNKLDIEEMRGGTFTISNGGVFGSLMSTPIINAPQSAILGLHKIEDRPVAIDGEVVVRPMMYVAMSYDHRLIDGKDSVQFLVRVKELIEAPSRMLLDV
- a CDS encoding 2-oxoglutarate dehydrogenase E1 component, whose product is MEDFSFLHNAHPDYIEGLYDDYREDPDSVREEWRDFFAGYEFAQQSGETQLDIPEAAEKERLVLNLISGYRRRGHLFTKTNPVRERRKYSPTLDIENFGLTEEDLDTTFQAGHEIGIGPATLREIIDHLKTTYCRSIGAEYRFIREPEKVQWLQDKMESSRNLPDFAPEEKRRILHKLNQAVVFENFLHTKYVGQKRFALSGGETLIPGLDAVLEKGAELGVEEVVLGMAHRGRLNVLANIMDKSYEEIFSEFEGAAYQDSVFEGDVKYHLGYTSDVTTQSGKEVRINLAPNPSHLESVDPVVEGMSRSKIDNLFNDDIDKVVPILIHGDAAIAGQGVVYEVIQMSLLDGYRTGGTIHLVINNQVGFTTNYLQGRSSTYCTDVAKVTLSPVFHVNADDAEAVVFAIQMAMEYRQKFNTDVFIDLLGYRKYGHNEADEPRFTQPKLYEIIEQHPDPREIYNNKLLEAGTVEKGIAEEMEEEFRQMLEEHLSEAKEDKQIGPPFTDDALSSCEDQRRPQEKSLTSSPETGVDESTLLSLGEKIFTVPEDMDLFRKIKRLYGSAKERLTEKKTLDWALAEQLAYASLLTENVPIRLTGQDAERGTFSHRHAVLLSRDAEERYVPLNNLSDDQAPFRIHNSPLNEYGVMGFEYGYACATPEGLTIWEAQFGDFYNGAQIIVDQYISASEAKWNRSNGLVLYLPHGYEGQGPEHSSARIERFLELSANNNWQVINPTTPANLFHMLRRHMAYPFRIPLVVYTPKSLLRHPKCISPLEDLTTGGFKEVIDDKFADPSEVKSLLLCSGKVYYDLLERQEEESRNDVAIIRMEQLYPLPEKQLTKIFDKYKNVERYIWVQEEPENMGAWAYLCRKFDLVELGLVARRNSASPATGFHKQHAKEQESIINRAFNTENEGVKAPGNGNGKVVAEKT
- a CDS encoding DUF309 domain-containing protein: MREKLSIPRFVPDRNLPEYTFIPGEAPHPINDPEGHSYGKPEPSPASLDPGNWKQSGSYLFGIDLFNHGFYWEAHEEWEGLWHATGHTTGAGDFLKGLIKLAAAGVKMRQRNEHGKTKHSGDAGEIFRNFQERGIEKYVGLSLQTLVEFARDIGGHPDLDSQPDPWEPKPIFTERLLPQ
- a CDS encoding PaaI family thioesterase; translated protein: MTDLKKLIHDLGDQPHTSEQWHDWYNQFRSKTALEPHDVTLEEISADRIVLRMEIGDHALQPYGLLHGGMSMMLAESAASIHACWDVDLRKRVPVGIEINGSHLRPATEGAVRVVGEVIRKSRTLVHHHVEIIHEETGKVLSTVRMTNLYKKM
- a CDS encoding ferredoxin, translated to MADKSKRLFLNFPGEFFVDSTCINCDACRQIAPETFAEAEDYAYVKAQPSTDEEERRALRALISCPTGSIGTVQPNNAAEVISDFPLRLDEGVHYCGFNSRESAGGNSYFIEHAGGNWLVDAPRFHRHLVGEFAKRGGVDFIFLSSWDFSETAAQYAREFDAQRIAYAGDDPDVPDAEVIIRGKEPVEFLPDFRIIPSSGNRQMLLLENRYLFTGDLFWWVPYREKLKVPEHILQSGDEQLLTSLGQLASLAFEYVLPAHGHRVKRSAEEMEDRLQSLIHRIS
- a CDS encoding aldo/keto reductase; its protein translation is MEYTYLGRTGLQVSRLCLGTMNFGPHTSEEDSFAIMNRARELGINFFDTANVYGWSKGKGTTERIIGKWLAEDSSRRDEIVLASKVYGSMADGGPNDGGLSAYHIKKACEDSLRRLRTDHLDLYQMHHIDRNTPWEEIWQAMEQLVREGKVLYVGSSNFPGWNIAKAQELASKRNFMGLVSEQSIYNLGNRNIELEVIPACQEYGLGLIPWSPLNSGMLAGGMSEVSEGRRTTDRAKNWFEPHKEALKEYETFCAELGEHPAVVALAWLQDRPAVTAPIVGPRTLEQLESSARALDFKFNDDIREKLDEIWPGPGGTAPEAYAW